One segment of Pontibacter akesuensis DNA contains the following:
- a CDS encoding ComF family protein, which yields MFKDLLNLLFPESCYACTDGLARGEKYICTSCSVKLPYTNFHAHGDTELNPLQRRFWGKVPVQFAFSYLHFVPKGRVQRLLHQLKYKGAQELGEHLGQRYGSLLSEHKYNEQFEVVVPVPLHENKLRRRGYNQAACFARGLGASMNLPCREHALTRTMATDTQTRKNRLDRWQNVEHVFAVAKPELVQGKHVLLVDDVVTTGATLEACARALLAAGAAEVSVAAIAAA from the coding sequence ATGTTCAAAGACCTGCTGAATTTGCTGTTCCCGGAGAGTTGCTATGCCTGCACCGACGGGCTGGCCCGTGGCGAGAAGTATATCTGCACCTCCTGCAGCGTGAAGCTGCCTTACACAAACTTCCATGCGCATGGAGACACGGAGCTAAACCCACTGCAGCGCAGGTTTTGGGGCAAAGTGCCGGTGCAGTTCGCCTTCTCGTACCTGCACTTTGTGCCAAAGGGGCGGGTGCAGCGGTTGTTGCACCAACTCAAGTATAAAGGAGCGCAGGAACTGGGCGAACACCTGGGGCAGCGCTACGGCTCCCTCCTCTCCGAGCACAAGTATAACGAGCAGTTTGAGGTAGTGGTGCCGGTGCCGCTGCACGAAAATAAGTTGCGTCGGCGGGGCTACAACCAGGCCGCCTGCTTTGCCCGAGGCCTCGGCGCAAGTATGAATTTGCCCTGCCGGGAGCATGCCCTTACCCGCACCATGGCCACCGACACTCAGACCCGCAAGAACCGCCTGGACCGCTGGCAGAACGTGGAACATGTGTTTGCGGTGGCAAAGCCGGAACTGGTGCAGGGGAAGCATGTGCTGCTGGTGGATGATGTAGTGACGACCGGCGCCACTCTCGAGGCTTGTGCCCGTGCGCTACTTGCGGCGGGTGCGGCAGAAGTTAGTGTCGCCGCCATTGCTGCCGCATAG
- a CDS encoding malate:quinone oxidoreductase, protein MLVLTRKMNHMKDAKDNGPDVVLIGAGIMSATLGMMLKELQPNLRIEIFERLDVAAAESSDAWNNAGTGHSAFCELNYTPEKPDGTIDILKAVKIAESFEISKQFWAYLIQNNIIELPTSFIKSIPHMSFVWGNDNVNFLRKRYETMTQCPLFQGMEYSEDREQLKEWIPLIMEGRDTSEPIAATRMDLGTDVNFGALTRSMFNYLQQQEGVTIHFSHEVRKLRQVEDGRWRIRVKDLKSGDKRSVYAKYLFIGAGGGALALLEKSDIPEGQGYGGFPVSGQWLKCTNRAVIERHQAKVYGLAAVGSPPMSVPHLDTRYINGQQELLFGPYAGFSTKFLKKGSFLDLPRSIKPANLRPMISAGIQNMALTKYLIDQVRQSPEERLGALKDYFPEAKAEDWELEVAGQRVQIIKKDADKGGVLEFGTEVVSGANCTLAALLGASPGASTSVSIMIGLLERCFMQRVNSEEWKGKLKEMIPSYGQSLSKNPELLEQVREYTGRVLDLVPAVKEK, encoded by the coding sequence ATACTTGTATTAACTAGGAAAATGAACCATATGAAAGACGCGAAGGATAATGGACCGGATGTGGTGCTGATAGGTGCCGGCATCATGAGTGCCACGCTGGGAATGATGCTGAAAGAACTGCAACCAAACCTGAGGATTGAAATTTTTGAGCGGCTGGACGTGGCAGCCGCTGAGAGCTCCGACGCCTGGAACAACGCCGGAACCGGCCACTCGGCCTTCTGTGAGCTGAACTACACGCCGGAAAAACCAGACGGTACCATTGATATATTGAAGGCAGTTAAAATTGCGGAGTCGTTTGAGATTTCCAAGCAGTTTTGGGCATACCTGATTCAAAACAACATTATCGAGCTGCCTACCTCCTTTATAAAGAGCATTCCGCACATGAGCTTTGTGTGGGGCAACGATAATGTAAACTTCCTGCGCAAACGCTACGAAACCATGACCCAATGCCCGCTGTTCCAAGGAATGGAGTATTCCGAAGACCGGGAGCAGCTAAAGGAGTGGATTCCGCTGATCATGGAAGGCCGCGACACCTCAGAGCCAATAGCTGCTACCCGCATGGACCTGGGAACAGATGTGAACTTCGGCGCCCTTACCCGAAGCATGTTCAATTACCTGCAGCAGCAAGAAGGCGTCACCATCCACTTCAGCCATGAGGTGCGCAAGTTGCGGCAGGTGGAGGACGGCCGCTGGCGCATCCGGGTAAAGGACCTGAAAAGCGGCGACAAGCGAAGCGTGTATGCCAAGTACCTGTTTATTGGTGCCGGTGGTGGTGCGCTGGCGCTGCTTGAGAAATCAGATATCCCTGAGGGGCAAGGCTACGGCGGCTTTCCGGTAAGCGGGCAGTGGCTGAAATGCACGAATCGGGCTGTAATTGAGCGTCACCAAGCCAAAGTATACGGATTGGCTGCGGTAGGCTCCCCCCCCATGTCGGTGCCCCACCTCGATACACGCTACATCAATGGACAGCAGGAGCTGCTGTTCGGGCCTTATGCAGGCTTCTCCACCAAGTTTCTGAAGAAGGGATCTTTCCTTGATCTGCCACGCTCCATCAAACCGGCCAACCTGCGCCCAATGATTTCGGCCGGTATCCAGAACATGGCGCTCACTAAGTACCTGATAGACCAGGTGCGGCAGTCGCCGGAGGAACGGTTGGGTGCGCTGAAGGATTATTTCCCTGAGGCCAAAGCCGAAGACTGGGAACTGGAGGTAGCCGGGCAACGGGTGCAGATCATTAAAAAAGACGCTGACAAAGGCGGCGTGCTGGAGTTCGGCACAGAGGTGGTGAGTGGCGCCAACTGTACCCTGGCCGCTTTGCTGGGAGCATCGCCTGGGGCCTCCACTTCCGTTTCCATCATGATCGGGCTGTTGGAGCGCTGCTTTATGCAGCGTGTCAACTCCGAGGAATGGAAAGGAAAGCTGAAGGAGATGATTCCTTCCTACGGGCAATCGCTGTCAAAGAACCCGGAATTGCTGGAGCAGGTTCGCGAGTATACCGGCAGAGTGCTTGATCTAGTTCCGGCTGTTAAGGAAAAGTAA
- a CDS encoding PorP/SprF family type IX secretion system membrane protein, with protein sequence MHSIKIFLLYLFCLWAGLARAQDVPYTQQYANRLYLNPAFAGLGNSWSVALSHRRQWPTLNGSFITNSLSADFRLPNTKSAISFLAQQDRAGVGGLKKIQAGLGYAYHTNINENWALSAGLQASIASQRIDLDNLVFGDQLSDNGAVALTSAEANRFEPNTYIDFTVGGLFYGEQAWVGLTAAHLNKPAYGLGQQTELPLRFTAIAGYKFYARAYEEQGRLFELSFTPTASYTHQQNAKRLDVGLYTKYTPLTFALIYKGVPVTGGTNRDQSLSILAGLQLNQFKVGFSHDIGLKGISREAGGANEISLIFESDDIKNLFKSRLRHKLNRNIVCPAF encoded by the coding sequence ATGCATTCAATAAAAATATTTCTGCTGTACCTGTTCTGCCTGTGGGCAGGGCTGGCTCGTGCTCAGGATGTGCCCTACACGCAGCAATATGCGAACCGCCTGTACCTTAACCCCGCCTTCGCCGGCCTAGGCAACAGCTGGAGCGTGGCGCTCTCGCACCGCAGGCAGTGGCCCACCCTGAACGGCTCATTTATAACGAACAGCCTCTCGGCCGACTTCCGGTTGCCCAATACGAAAAGTGCAATCAGCTTCTTAGCACAGCAGGACCGCGCCGGGGTAGGGGGACTTAAAAAAATACAGGCCGGACTGGGTTATGCCTATCACACCAACATCAACGAGAACTGGGCCCTTTCTGCGGGCCTGCAGGCAAGTATAGCCTCGCAACGCATAGACCTCGACAACCTCGTTTTCGGAGACCAGCTGTCAGACAACGGGGCTGTGGCACTTACCTCGGCCGAGGCAAACAGATTTGAGCCAAACACTTACATCGACTTTACAGTAGGGGGACTTTTTTACGGCGAACAGGCATGGGTGGGGCTCACGGCAGCCCACCTGAACAAACCAGCCTACGGGCTAGGGCAGCAAACCGAGCTCCCGCTGCGCTTCACGGCCATAGCAGGCTATAAGTTTTACGCCAGGGCCTATGAGGAGCAGGGCCGCCTGTTTGAACTAAGCTTTACCCCTACCGCCTCCTACACACACCAGCAAAATGCTAAAAGATTAGATGTGGGTTTATACACTAAATACACGCCGCTGACGTTTGCACTAATATATAAGGGAGTGCCGGTAACCGGGGGAACTAACCGCGATCAATCCTTGTCCATACTTGCGGGGTTGCAGTTAAATCAGTTCAAGGTGGGCTTCAGCCACGATATAGGATTAAAAGGGATAAGCAGGGAAGCCGGGGGGGCCAACGAAATTTCACTCATTTTCGAAAGCGACGACATTAAGAATTTGTTTAAAAGCCGCTTAAGGCACAAATTAAACAGAAACATTGTTTGTCCGGCATTTTAA
- a CDS encoding exodeoxyribonuclease III: protein MKIITYNVNGIRAALTKGFADWLKAANPDVLCLQEIKADESKFDKALFEEMGYHVYLHPAVKKGYSGVAILTKQKPKHVQVGCGIECYDVEGRVLRADFDDVSVMSVYMPSGSSGEDRQGFKFRWMDDFFGYIHEVRQQLPGLVVCGDYNICHKPVDIHNPKSNAKSSGFLPEEREWMGRFVESGFIDTFRHFNQEPHNYTWWSYRAGARNKNLGWRIDYNMATDNLRDRLKRSAILTEAKHSDHCPVLLELE from the coding sequence ATGAAGATTATTACCTATAATGTGAACGGCATTCGTGCCGCGCTTACCAAAGGATTTGCCGATTGGCTGAAGGCTGCTAACCCTGACGTGCTTTGCCTGCAGGAAATAAAGGCCGATGAATCTAAATTCGACAAGGCTTTGTTTGAGGAGATGGGCTACCACGTGTACCTGCATCCTGCCGTTAAGAAAGGCTACAGCGGCGTGGCCATACTTACAAAGCAAAAACCGAAGCACGTGCAAGTGGGCTGCGGCATAGAATGCTACGATGTGGAAGGCCGCGTGCTGCGCGCTGATTTTGATGATGTGTCGGTGATGAGCGTGTACATGCCTTCCGGCTCTAGCGGTGAGGACCGCCAAGGCTTTAAATTCAGGTGGATGGATGATTTCTTCGGTTACATTCACGAGGTGCGGCAGCAGTTGCCGGGCTTAGTGGTATGCGGCGACTATAACATCTGCCACAAACCAGTAGATATTCATAACCCGAAATCAAACGCCAAGAGCTCTGGTTTCCTGCCTGAGGAGCGCGAGTGGATGGGCAGGTTCGTGGAGAGCGGCTTTATTGATACGTTCCGCCACTTCAACCAGGAGCCGCACAACTATACCTGGTGGAGTTATCGTGCCGGCGCACGCAACAAAAATCTTGGTTGGCGTATTGATTATAACATGGCAACAGATAACCTGCGCGACCGCCTGAAACGCTCCGCTATACTTACCGAAGCCAAGCACTCGGATCATTGCCCGGTGCTGCTGGAACTGGAGTAG
- the gldJ gene encoding gliding motility lipoprotein GldJ, whose product MKLIKYLSAAVVGGMLLTACNKGGQPTSTNPGAYSSATGAEYGEDEEAFDVPEYAEFPQGPGLIFIEGGRTVLGSMEEDIAMTRDNVERTVTVASFYMDETEVANIHWLEYLHDLKRDSLPEVYQAALPDTTVWSQQLSFNDPYVTYYLRYPGFRFFPVVGVSWLQANDFCVWRTAKVNKNLAAQATGGGRRGLFGRRGNDTEAAEGEAPSIESGYVLPNYRLPTEAEWEYAAQAMIGTQYSEDENQNNRRLYPWDGHQVRNPYGKQMGKFMANFKRGRGDYAGIAGALNDGAMITDYIYSYPPNDFGLYNMAGNVNEWVQDIYRPLSYEDVEDLNPFRRDDFMDEAENYDSSEGYHSLINDEVRVYKGGSWKDVAYWLSPGTRRFMAQDSATATIGFRCAMINAGSNK is encoded by the coding sequence ATGAAGTTAATTAAGTATTTATCGGCTGCGGTTGTGGGAGGCATGTTGCTGACTGCCTGTAACAAGGGCGGACAGCCTACCAGCACCAACCCTGGAGCTTACAGCTCCGCTACCGGCGCAGAATATGGCGAGGACGAAGAAGCCTTCGATGTTCCCGAGTATGCTGAGTTTCCGCAGGGCCCGGGCTTGATCTTTATTGAAGGTGGCCGCACGGTGCTGGGATCCATGGAGGAAGATATCGCCATGACCCGCGACAACGTGGAGCGAACTGTAACGGTAGCCTCTTTTTATATGGACGAAACAGAAGTGGCCAACATCCACTGGCTGGAGTATCTCCACGACCTGAAGCGTGACTCGCTTCCGGAAGTATACCAGGCCGCTTTGCCTGATACTACCGTTTGGTCGCAGCAGCTTTCTTTCAACGACCCTTACGTAACGTACTACCTGCGCTATCCTGGTTTCCGCTTTTTCCCGGTGGTGGGTGTGAGCTGGTTGCAGGCAAATGATTTCTGCGTGTGGCGTACAGCAAAAGTTAACAAGAACCTGGCAGCGCAAGCTACAGGTGGCGGCCGCAGAGGCTTGTTCGGACGACGTGGCAATGACACGGAAGCAGCCGAAGGCGAAGCACCGTCTATCGAGTCAGGCTACGTATTGCCGAACTACCGTCTCCCAACAGAGGCCGAGTGGGAGTACGCTGCTCAGGCAATGATCGGTACACAGTACTCTGAAGACGAGAACCAGAACAACCGCCGTCTGTACCCTTGGGACGGACACCAGGTGCGTAACCCGTATGGCAAGCAGATGGGCAAGTTCATGGCTAACTTCAAGCGTGGCCGTGGTGACTACGCCGGTATTGCCGGTGCCCTGAACGATGGCGCCATGATCACAGACTATATCTACAGTTACCCGCCAAACGACTTCGGTCTGTACAACATGGCCGGTAACGTAAACGAGTGGGTGCAGGATATTTACCGTCCGCTTTCTTACGAAGACGTAGAGGATCTGAACCCATTCCGTCGTGACGACTTTATGGACGAGGCTGAGAACTATGACTCCAGCGAAGGATACCACTCCCTGATCAACGATGAGGTGCGTGTGTACAAAGGTGGTTCATGGAAAGACGTAGCTTACTGGTTGTCTCCGGGCACACGCCGCTTCATGGCACAGGACTCGGCCACTGCCACAATCGGTTTCCGTTGCGCTATGATCAACGCCGGTTCAAACAAATAA
- a CDS encoding carboxymuconolactone decarboxylase family protein — protein MSLVEDFNEYRTRMNERIMSYDNKVIKRFFNLDTNTYMEGALDVKTKEMLGLVASMVLRCDDCIKYHVGKCYEEGVTDEQFMEVSSIASLVGGSIVIPHFRRAVEYWEELKERGSAE, from the coding sequence ATGAGCTTAGTAGAAGATTTTAACGAATACCGCACGCGCATGAATGAGCGCATTATGTCATACGACAATAAAGTGATTAAGCGTTTCTTTAACCTCGACACCAACACCTATATGGAGGGTGCCCTGGATGTGAAGACAAAGGAGATGCTTGGGCTGGTTGCCTCTATGGTGCTGCGTTGCGACGATTGCATCAAGTACCACGTGGGCAAGTGCTACGAAGAGGGCGTGACGGACGAACAGTTTATGGAGGTGTCTTCCATCGCCAGCCTGGTGGGCGGTTCTATTGTGATCCCGCACTTCCGCCGTGCCGTAGAATATTGGGAAGAACTGAAGGAACGCGGCAGCGCCGAGTAA
- a CDS encoding DUF4382 domain-containing protein: MKKKYFFPLLLSGLIGFSSCDSASDSATGTARMEVRMTDAPGDYEEVNVEIESVQIHAGEGDDEAGWTTLDEINPGIYNLLDFANGRDTLLASAELPVGHISQIRLVLGDDNTLKLKDGTVVDLKTPSGQTSGVKLQLDAHLEDDVTYMVLLDFDAAKSVVPKGNGGYNLKPVVRTITQAIAGGIKGKVTPAEYKPGIYVISAANDTIGGFANDNGDFLIKGVKAGTYTVKFYTENDAHNKTIENVSVSQDQIKDLGTVELE, encoded by the coding sequence ATGAAAAAAAAGTATTTTTTTCCTTTGCTGCTAAGCGGCTTGATTGGATTCAGCTCTTGCGATAGTGCTAGCGACAGTGCCACGGGTACTGCCCGCATGGAAGTGCGCATGACCGATGCGCCGGGAGATTATGAGGAGGTAAACGTGGAGATAGAGTCGGTGCAGATACATGCCGGTGAGGGAGACGACGAGGCAGGTTGGACAACACTGGATGAGATTAACCCGGGCATTTACAACCTGCTGGATTTTGCCAACGGCCGCGACACGTTGCTGGCCAGTGCTGAATTGCCTGTAGGACACATCTCCCAGATTCGCCTTGTACTTGGTGATGACAACACGCTGAAACTAAAAGATGGCACCGTGGTAGACCTGAAAACCCCAAGCGGACAAACTTCAGGTGTAAAACTGCAACTTGATGCGCACCTGGAGGACGACGTAACCTACATGGTGCTGCTGGATTTCGATGCGGCCAAATCAGTGGTGCCAAAGGGCAACGGTGGCTACAACCTGAAACCAGTGGTGCGTACTATTACACAGGCTATTGCCGGCGGCATCAAAGGCAAGGTAACGCCAGCTGAATACAAGCCGGGGATTTACGTTATCTCCGCTGCCAACGACACCATCGGCGGCTTTGCCAACGACAACGGCGACTTCCTGATTAAAGGCGTAAAAGCAGGAACCTACACTGTTAAGTTCTACACCGAGAACGATGCGCATAACAAGACCATCGAGAACGTAAGTGTGTCGCAGGACCAGATTAAAGACCTTGGCACAGTAGAACTAGAGTAG
- a CDS encoding diacylglycerol kinase family protein, producing MRTYFTKRYNSFRFALKGLGAAVRSEPHMRLHILSAVAVVVAGVAFEVNRVEWCLLVGSIGLVFTAEVFNTAIETLTNLVSPEFNPLAGKAKDLAAGAVLAAAIMAAVIGTIVFLPYLLRFLEPYL from the coding sequence TTGCGCACCTACTTCACGAAACGCTACAACAGTTTCCGCTTTGCCCTGAAAGGCCTGGGTGCTGCCGTACGCTCCGAGCCGCACATGCGCCTGCACATTCTCTCGGCGGTGGCAGTGGTGGTGGCTGGTGTCGCTTTTGAAGTAAACAGGGTAGAGTGGTGCCTGCTGGTGGGCAGCATTGGGCTGGTTTTTACCGCAGAGGTGTTCAATACGGCCATTGAGACGCTGACCAACCTGGTTTCGCCGGAGTTTAACCCGCTTGCCGGAAAAGCAAAAGACTTGGCAGCCGGGGCTGTACTTGCGGCGGCCATCATGGCGGCGGTTATCGGTACTATCGTTTTTCTGCCTTACCTGCTCCGTTTCCTGGAGCCATACTTGTAG
- a CDS encoding AsmA family protein, with protein MKKVAIGFFIFLALLLTVAAVVPLLFKDKIKSALDKEIAKNINAQVIYETDDVSLSLLRDFPNLSLGVENLLVIGQDSFATDTLAKVPSFRMGLNLFSVFGDQLKVNSIELEEPVIRLLVLKSGKANWDIVKEDTTATETAADTAASDFNMAIKGWEINNGTIFYDDLSIPFGFSAYNVAHTGSGDFEQDVFDMVSNTTAERVVMTYDGVNYLENAKLDADVTMAMDLEKSLYTFKDNNIRVNAFPFKFDGSILMPEEAIDFDLTFSATETDFRNVLSVVPGMFTEKFDDLKTGGKLSFDGYFKGRMIDTLMPGYGVNLKVIEGMFKYPELPEAARNINADISIASEDGTPQNTDINIRQFHMDLGKNPIDAKVLINGLDVMQIDGNVKANVDLAELTKVYPVDGMALRGLLKVDANAKGTYSETRMPVINADLNLTNGYIKSKDFPAPIQNLNMVTNVVNTTGNTDDTRINVKRFNMDLDGEPLEGNMLVEGIDKPAFDGRIKGVLDLTKLMKIFPQEGMELAGRIVADVAAKGKLSDIEAEKYNSITANGTMAISDLKFVSTDLPQGMKVSKANANFNNERINLVNLDGMLGKSDIKADGSISNYLGYALADDQSLRGNLNLRSNQFDVNEWMVDENTGEAVAEGADVEGVVAVPANLDMALNIDAKRVLYDNLMLDNVNGQVQVKDQIARLNKVTFNSLGGTFATSGSYNTQNPQLPLFDVKLDIQNLGFKEAFESFNTIQTLAPIARLLEGKFSTTFAFTGELAQDMTPVFKTLDGSGIIKVIKAAVTDVPIVEKISNLTNLKELQNFVVENRYIDAQIIDGSLVIKPFDMEAGDIKMTVGGTNNINGNIDYITALNVPAGKIGREVNARLASLIGNESLANSERITLRLNVGGTLSDPRVSLVGGSVKEKAADLVQTVVQSKLNDVKQQADQRKQQLQDSVQAELNRKKLEAEQKAREEIEKKRREAELQLKKQATDKVGGFLKQITKPATPPDTTRQQ; from the coding sequence ATGAAAAAAGTAGCCATTGGCTTTTTTATCTTCCTGGCGCTGCTGCTTACTGTAGCAGCGGTGGTGCCGCTTTTGTTTAAAGATAAAATCAAGTCAGCCTTAGACAAAGAGATTGCAAAAAATATAAATGCACAGGTTATCTACGAAACCGATGACGTGAGCCTCTCCCTGCTGCGCGACTTCCCGAACCTGTCGCTGGGCGTGGAGAACCTGCTCGTGATCGGGCAGGATTCCTTTGCCACCGACACGCTGGCCAAGGTTCCCTCCTTCCGGATGGGCCTGAACCTGTTCAGCGTTTTCGGCGACCAGCTGAAGGTGAACTCCATTGAGCTGGAGGAGCCCGTGATACGGCTGCTGGTGCTGAAAAGCGGCAAGGCCAACTGGGACATTGTAAAGGAAGACACCACGGCCACGGAAACGGCAGCCGATACGGCCGCGTCTGACTTCAACATGGCCATCAAAGGCTGGGAGATAAATAACGGCACCATCTTCTACGACGACCTAAGCATTCCGTTTGGCTTTTCGGCCTACAATGTGGCGCATACCGGCAGCGGCGATTTTGAGCAGGACGTGTTTGACATGGTGTCGAACACCACAGCGGAGCGCGTGGTGATGACGTATGATGGTGTGAACTACCTGGAGAACGCCAAGTTAGATGCAGACGTGACCATGGCCATGGACCTGGAGAAGTCGCTTTATACTTTCAAGGACAACAACATCCGCGTAAACGCATTTCCCTTTAAATTTGATGGCTCTATCCTGATGCCGGAGGAGGCAATTGACTTTGACCTGACCTTCAGCGCAACTGAAACAGACTTCCGTAACGTGCTGTCGGTGGTGCCGGGCATGTTCACCGAGAAATTTGATGATTTGAAGACAGGCGGCAAGCTAAGCTTCGACGGCTACTTCAAGGGCCGCATGATCGACACGCTGATGCCGGGCTACGGAGTAAACCTGAAGGTGATCGAGGGCATGTTCAAATATCCGGAACTGCCTGAGGCTGCCCGCAACATTAACGCCGATATAAGTATAGCCAGCGAGGACGGTACGCCGCAAAATACGGACATCAACATCCGCCAGTTCCACATGGACCTGGGCAAGAACCCTATCGATGCTAAAGTATTGATCAATGGCCTGGACGTGATGCAGATTGACGGCAATGTGAAAGCAAACGTGGACCTGGCTGAACTGACCAAGGTTTATCCGGTTGATGGAATGGCGCTGCGCGGTTTGCTGAAGGTAGATGCGAATGCCAAAGGCACGTACTCGGAAACCAGAATGCCTGTGATCAACGCCGACCTGAACCTTACCAACGGCTACATCAAGTCGAAGGACTTTCCGGCACCGATCCAGAACCTGAACATGGTAACGAACGTGGTGAATACCACCGGCAACACCGACGATACCCGCATCAACGTGAAGCGCTTTAACATGGACCTGGACGGCGAGCCGCTGGAGGGCAACATGCTGGTAGAGGGAATAGATAAGCCTGCCTTCGACGGCCGCATAAAAGGTGTGCTGGACCTGACAAAGCTGATGAAGATATTCCCGCAGGAAGGTATGGAACTGGCCGGTAGAATTGTTGCCGATGTGGCTGCCAAAGGCAAGCTAAGCGACATCGAAGCCGAGAAGTACAACTCCATCACCGCCAACGGCACGATGGCTATCAGCGACCTGAAATTTGTAAGCACTGACTTGCCACAGGGCATGAAGGTCAGCAAAGCAAACGCAAACTTCAACAACGAGCGCATTAACCTGGTGAACCTGGATGGCATGCTGGGCAAGAGTGATATCAAAGCAGACGGCTCCATCTCGAACTACCTGGGCTATGCCCTGGCAGATGACCAGTCGCTGCGCGGTAACCTGAACCTGCGCTCCAACCAGTTCGATGTGAACGAGTGGATGGTGGATGAGAACACGGGAGAGGCTGTAGCGGAGGGAGCCGACGTAGAGGGCGTGGTAGCAGTACCTGCCAACTTGGACATGGCCCTGAACATTGATGCCAAGCGCGTGCTGTACGATAACCTTATGCTTGACAACGTGAATGGGCAGGTGCAGGTAAAGGATCAGATTGCCCGCCTGAACAAGGTAACGTTTAATTCGCTGGGCGGCACATTTGCCACTAGCGGCAGCTATAACACTCAAAACCCGCAGCTGCCACTCTTTGATGTGAAGCTGGACATACAGAATCTAGGCTTTAAAGAGGCTTTTGAATCGTTCAACACCATCCAGACCCTGGCTCCTATTGCGCGCCTGCTGGAGGGTAAGTTCTCGACCACCTTTGCCTTTACCGGGGAGCTGGCGCAGGACATGACACCGGTGTTCAAGACGCTGGATGGCTCGGGTATTATCAAGGTGATCAAAGCCGCGGTGACGGATGTGCCGATCGTGGAGAAGATCAGCAACCTGACCAACCTGAAAGAGCTGCAGAACTTTGTGGTGGAAAACCGCTACATCGATGCCCAGATCATTGACGGCAGCCTCGTGATAAAACCATTTGACATGGAGGCCGGCGACATTAAGATGACCGTGGGCGGAACCAACAACATCAACGGCAACATCGACTACATTACCGCCCTGAATGTGCCTGCCGGAAAGATCGGGCGGGAGGTGAACGCCCGGCTGGCCAGTCTGATAGGCAACGAGAGCCTGGCTAACTCTGAGCGCATTACGCTGAGGCTGAATGTGGGTGGTACCTTGTCTGATCCGCGTGTGTCGCTGGTAGGTGGCTCTGTGAAAGAGAAGGCAGCCGACTTGGTGCAGACGGTGGTGCAGTCGAAGCTGAATGATGTGAAGCAGCAGGCCGACCAGCGCAAGCAGCAGCTGCAGGACAGTGTGCAGGCAGAGCTGAACCGCAAGAAACTGGAGGCGGAGCAAAAGGCACGGGAGGAGATCGAGAAGAAACGCCGCGAGGCAGAGCTGCAGCTTAAGAAGCAGGCCACAGACAAGGTGGGCGGCTTTCTGAAGCAGATCACCAAGCCTGCCACCCCGCCGGACACGACGAGGCAGCAATAG
- a CDS encoding DinB family protein, translated as MTGNDVLKNLSEYNIWANKTMLDVFSSLPEVPANALRLQSHALNAQAIWIARITGTESPVKVWQEHNLDELKQLHESASYKIAELAQNADEAEFNRLIDYTNSQGHKYSTRVLDILTHAFNHATYHRAQVATDLRKNGHTPPNTDYVTYVRELMGQVY; from the coding sequence ATGACTGGAAACGACGTACTAAAAAACCTTTCAGAGTATAATATCTGGGCAAATAAAACGATGCTGGACGTGTTCAGCAGCCTGCCTGAAGTACCTGCCAACGCGCTGCGCCTGCAGAGCCACGCCCTGAACGCGCAGGCGATTTGGATTGCCCGCATCACCGGCACCGAAAGCCCCGTGAAAGTATGGCAGGAGCACAACCTCGACGAACTGAAGCAGCTGCACGAAAGCGCTTCGTACAAAATAGCCGAACTGGCGCAGAATGCTGATGAGGCCGAATTCAACCGCCTCATCGATTACACCAACAGCCAGGGCCACAAGTATAGCACCCGCGTGCTCGACATCCTGACGCACGCCTTTAACCACGCCACCTACCACCGCGCCCAGGTGGCCACCGACCTGCGCAAAAACGGCCACACCCCGCCCAACACCGACTACGTGACTTACGTGCGCGAACTGATGGGCCAGGTGTACTAA
- a CDS encoding DUF4265 domain-containing protein, with product MSEKTPAHKIIFRFHSELFGKEVTEELWAQEVDAAQGLYQIDSMPSFTPLIATEDVVRAEFSKMEEGLLYKETVTPSGNSNIQVIRQNEETPLLDLRQRFADLGCVSEQVNEDFFVMEVSVNVNYAVVKELLDELEEQEEIEYAEPCLSDVHREQTGG from the coding sequence ATGAGCGAGAAAACACCAGCCCATAAAATCATCTTCCGGTTTCACAGCGAACTGTTTGGCAAAGAGGTGACAGAGGAACTGTGGGCACAGGAAGTAGACGCAGCACAAGGCCTCTACCAGATCGACAGCATGCCCAGCTTCACCCCGTTGATTGCAACAGAAGATGTTGTTCGGGCTGAGTTCAGCAAAATGGAGGAGGGGCTGCTGTACAAGGAAACCGTTACGCCTTCCGGCAATTCCAACATCCAGGTCATCCGCCAGAATGAGGAAACGCCCCTGCTGGACCTGCGACAGCGTTTTGCTGATCTGGGCTGCGTATCGGAGCAGGTAAACGAAGACTTCTTTGTGATGGAGGTTTCCGTGAACGTCAACTACGCTGTGGTGAAAGAGCTACTGGATGAATTGGAGGAGCAGGAAGAGATTGAGTACGCCGAGCCCTGCCTCTCGGATGTGCACCGGGAGCAGACAGGCGGCTAA